One window from the genome of Asterias rubens chromosome 11, eAstRub1.3, whole genome shotgun sequence encodes:
- the LOC117296902 gene encoding uncharacterized protein LOC117296902, whose protein sequence is MVLISLAVVVATVLLAAASANTSCHGEDWESKTLEQRAMEAKWVAFIQVVTNEMALMSSENATASNSQVVVNISCWLKKGDESSMDDDEGDPPQTGDAPATGDDAGDDDSDHHGGANDGNMTVPDAGQNITIILEKVNCKSHTLEKGKKYVLFMEKYNMAKNNETTMFKIVNVNQESGALTEPRDADFQALHRGIDSGMTGKPDGECVDGVEIPCFEGDYDKEVCDGASSLVATMMATFAAAILATATL, encoded by the coding sequence ATGGTCTTGATCAGTCTTGCCGTAGTAGTGGCTACCGTGCTGCTCGCCGCCGCATCGGCCAACACATCATGCCACGGTGAGGACTGGGAGTCCAAGACCTTGGAGCAGCGAGCCATGGAGGCAAAGTGGGTCGCCTTCATTCAGGTGGTCACCAACGAGATGGCATTGATGTCATCTGAGAACGCCACAGCCTCTAATAGCCAAGTCGTGGTGAATATCTCCTGCTGGTTGAAGAAGGGTGACGAATCATCAATGGATGACGATGAGGGAGACCCACCGCAGACAGGCGACGCCCCGGCCACCGGTGACGATGCTGGTGACGACGACAGCGACCACCATGGCGGCGCCAACGACGGCAACATGACCGTCCCTGACGCGGGTCAGAACATCACCATCATCCTGGAGAAGGTCAACTGCAAATCCCACACTCTCGAAAAGGGCAAGAAGTACGTGTTGTTCATGGAGAAGTACAACATGGCGAAGAACAACGAGACCACAATGTTTAAGATCGTCAACGTCAACCAGGAGTCTGGTGCCCTGACCGAGCCGAGGGATGCCGACTTTCAGGCCCTGCACCGTGGGATCGACTCCGGAATGACCGGGAAACCAGACGGGGAATGTGTCGACGGTGTCGAGATTCCTTGTTTCGAAGGCGACTATGACAAGGAAGTCTGCGACGGGGCCTCGTCTCTCGTGGCGACGATGATGGCTACCTTTGCTGCGGCCATTTTGGCCACTGCTACACTTTAA